CATACTTCTGACCAAATACGCTATCAAAGCTGCAGTTTGCAAGCTTGTCAATTATAGCGCGACAGAAGTTAGCTTTTTTCTCCTCTTCAATTACAAATTGTGAAAGTGCATCGAACAGACGGATTTTTGATTGACCACCTGTCTGCACTGAAAATATCGCAATATTGAAATTAGCTATATCAATTAGGGTATCATCAAACAATATATGAAAATCTTCTTGATTTTTCCGATTAAATAAATATGATATAAAATGCTCCCTCTTTAGTTTTGCCGTAGCGCCACCAAAATTTAACAGCATTAATTCATAGTCATCCTCTGACATCTCGTTCATAGCAACTTCTATTTCTGTAGTTGTCATCTTTGAAAATCGCTGGATAACTTGTCTTGCTTCAAATATGAATTTATCATTAAGAAACTTATATAGAAAAGCCTCGGTAATTATTTTGTACTCACTGCTAGCATTACCAAGTCCATAATTTGTACAGATAGCTTTAAGGTCATCTATCATTTTTTTAGTTTGTGTAGTTATATCTGAAAGCTGCATTAGCTGACCCAATTCCCTTCACCGAAATATTCATTTGAAATACAAGTGCCTACATACTTAATCTGTGAGATTGTAACTGGTATTCCATTTACATTTAATTCCTGCGTTATTAATGGAAACATATCTTGCAAGAAATAAGGCTCATTATCTAGCAACCTCTCATTGGCAAGGATACGACCATCTATTTGATGTTTAAGTGACAATAATACTTTGTACAAGACAATATCAGATCCTAGAGGTGACGGTGTTTCTTTTAGCCGTTTATGCGTTCTCATAAATTTAGGATCATTTTCATATTTTGCAGTAAGCATATGATCCGCAAGATTCCTCTTTTCTGTTACTTTTCGAATACGGTCTAGTTCGGCTATATTTTCCATCATTTCTTCGGCATTAAGTTCTTCTATATGCTTTTTACTTAATAGCCTCTGAAGTTCCTCCAGCAATGTAACATACTCTGGATCTTTAGGGTCGAGATTACGCTGCATTTCCCGGCGAGTTCGTTCAAGGCTATCTCTGAATTTATCTGCAATTACAAGTTCATCTTCTGAAATCTTTTTAAACTGGAAGTCAATCTCTTCTAAGGCCATATTCAGTATAGAACTCATGTCCTCAACATTTTGAAGATTCTGCTTTAGGCTGATTAAATTAATACGGTTTACTACTTCATTATATAGGGTATTAATATTTTCTAATTCGAATTCTTCAGAAAGCTCCTCGTAATCGAATAATTTGGCTATATTATACAACTCCTTGTATAATTCCATTGCATGTCGGAGTTCTATCAATGTCGCCTTATTATCTAGAGCGGATATCTGTTGTGAAAATACTTCTGCATTAGATGTATTAAATAGAAATAATTTTTCTGCAATCAGCTGTAAATCTTTCTGAATCTCTTCTTGAGTTTTAAAAATATTTTCATATTGCTTGAATTCATCACCAAGTTCTGCTTGTAATTCATCAAAATAAGCTTTGTTGGTCTTATCAAATTCAGCACGTATGTCTGCAAAATCCACAACAAATCCAAATCGAAAATTCCGGTATGGACGATTAACACGGGTTAACGCCTGCAACAAGGAATGATCTTTGATAACACGTCCAAGGTACAATTTTTTCAAACGGGGTGCATCAAAGCCTGTTAACAACATATTGAAAACAATAATAAAATCGATTTTTCCTTTTTTAAAGTCATTTCGATACTGCTTACGTGTATCTTTATCATCCTCATCATGAAGAATAAGTGCTGATGAGAAAGTAGATTTCTTCATTTCTTCAAACACTGCTCTTGCCTGTTCTGATGAGTCACAAACAATCATACCGCCAATTGTGGAATCATTATATAAGATTGTACTCTTGGCAAAGTCTGTTGCAATATACTGCACAAGTTCCTTTACATATTTGGGATGTGCATATAATTCCTTCTTTGAAATAGACCCCTTCAATGTTTCTATTTCATCTAAGGCTGACTCCATCCTCTTTCTGTAGGTCGTAGCTATACCCTCACGGATGAGTCTTAAAGTATAGCGGTCTGCAATTGAACGATTATAATAATATTTATGAATGTACGCACCAAAGACATCTTTTGAATCATAGCCTTTTCCTTTAATTGGCATGCCCGTTTCATCGTCATATATTGTCCCTATTAAGGGTGTACCTGTAAGGGCAATCATAACGGCATCACGATCTGAAGCAAGAAGATTAGATAAGAATGACCCAGTAGGCTTATAACTTCGGTGTGCTTCATCAAGGAAGTATATTCTTTGTACATTAACATTATAATCTGATGTTTTTGCAACTGATTCCTTTGAAAATTTCTGTATATTTAGTACCGTGATAGTATCAAGACCAGTATTATTCTTCGTGCCTGTTGTACTGATATTTGAAATAAAATCCTCTTTCGAATTTATTTCGTCTACAAATAGTCCACGAGCACGGAATTCATCTGCTGCCTGTGTGAGTAAGTCAAGTCTGTCAACCACAAAATAGAACTTAGCTATAATGTTTTGGCGCTGATAATAATCTTTTAGATAGCGAACATTATAGTATGCTAATGCAGTTTTACCACTACCTTGGGTATGCCAAATAATACCGTGTTTTATACCAGAGTTCAATTTTTGTTCAATTGCCTTTGTTGCAAATATCTGAGGATATCTCATTATGTGTTTTTCAAGCGTTGTTATTCCATCATCATCTGTTTTCTCAACATAAGCTATAGCATACTTTAATATCATCATAATGCGGTCATGTGAAAATATTGAAGTTATAATTCTATTGGTTGGAGAAACAATGGAAAGATTAGTCGCATATTCCTGCATATTTTTGATAGATACGAGATTCGTGTCCTTTAGTATAAAACTTTCATTCTTCGAGTCAATGGGTTTTACTTTGTTAAAGATTGCAGTATCTTCTTCTCTAAAATGACTAAAAAATAACTTCTTATAATTACTTGTAGCATAGAAAGCGCCTTCTAAAGGAACAGCCTCATTATCGTCATACTCACTGTTATTTGAAAACACCATAAGTTGCGTAATATTAACGAATCTCTTGAATTTCCTATTTTTAAATCTTTTATTTATTCGTGTATACTCGGCTTGAATACCATCCTTGTTATTAGGTTTCTTAACCTCAATAAAAGAAAGCGGTAAGCCATTAATTAAAACTATTATGTCTGGTCGAAACTCATCACTTCCATTCTTATAGGTCAATTCTGTAACAACTTGATATATATTTCCAATTCCGTTCACAGTAGAAAAATCAATTAGTTTTAAGCCATTATAACCAGAAAGAAGCATGTTATAAAATGCTTTTCCAAGATCATCTCCAGAAAGAATAATTTTCATTTCCTCAATAATTTTATGGATGTCTGCCACAGAAAGATTTGTCTTATTAATCCTGTTTATGGCATCTCGAAATACATCAACAAAAATATTGGTATCTCCGTCAATCCTACCTCTATAATTCTTGAGCGAAACATACTCATATCCTAATCGTGTAAAGTGAACTAAAGCTGGTATCTTTACACGAGAATCTTCATTATGTGGAGCGATCATGGATGCATAACTCCTTTCATTCAAAATTATTATTTTCAATCAATTCTAACAAAAAATCTAAAATGTCCTACACTTTGCAATCTAATTATTGCAGATTTTTAATGGTATCAAGCGAAAGAGTCTTATTTGTTTAGTATATCTATATAAGTCTATTCTACCATAAAACAAAAGACGTTTTGTACAGTTCTATTACAATAATTGTAAAGTTCATCAACACATTTATTTTCCATTGAAAATACATCTAGGTTTTTTCCGTCTCTTCTATCGGTATTAAAAAAGACAGGGTGCATAAATTGCTATGCCCCCTGTCCTTATGTTTAGAAGTAACTTTTTTCCTTCAAACTTATAAAGCTATGATCTCCGATGATGAGGTGATCAATTAACTCCACCCCCATTACACTTCCAGCCTCAGCCAATCTCTTCGTAACTTCAATATCTTCAGGCGAAGGATCAGCCCTTCCACTAGGATGATTATGGAAACAAATTATTGAAGCTGCACTCTGCTTAACAGCTTCCTTGTAAATCTCTCTAGGGTGAACTATCGATGAATTTAGTGAACCAATAAAAATGGTTTTCTTATGAAGCACTTCATTCTTTACATTCAAAAAGATGACTACGAAATGTTCTTGTGTCAGATTCGTCATCTCAGCCATCATATAGGCCGCTGCATCTTCTGGTGAACGGATAACGTATCGTGTGTCTGCTTTTCCTGCTGAACGCATCTTTCGTGCAATCAGCATCCCTGAATGAACTCTAAGAGCTTCATTGTGTGTCATACCTTCCTCTTTTAATTCTGTTACTGTCATATCAACCAACTCTCTAACACCTCGTGCAGCCAGTCGTCCAGTAAATTCCGGTTTCGCAGATGGACCAATTAAGACAGCCAGAATATCCTGTAATTCAATAACACTTTCAGAACCGACTGCATTGTAAGTTGATACTGCTTCGCGAGCAGATGTAATATATTTTATCGTTGTCATTTTAGTTGTCCTTTCTCACACAAAAGCAAGTGCCGAGCGGCACAAGCTTCCATGTGCCACTCTTTCCTTACCCGGTGGAAGGCTTTTTATGGTATAATCATACTACTAGGTTTTAAGAATTACTTTTTACGAGATGCGAATCGACGCGTCTCCTTTTTTTCGCCCATTTTTGAAATCACTGCATCATCCCAGCCCATCTTTTTCAGATTGGAAGCTGTGATGTTCAGCATTTTCCACGGATTGACACCTTCGAGCACCATATTCTGAGCCAATTCCTTCATGCCCTTTTCATCGAACTGCCATGATGCTGATATAGTGTAATCCCAAATAACATCACCAGTATCTACCGGACCATTGTTATCTACGAACGCCTTCAGCTGCGCTTTCATAGCTCTCAGTGCCGATTCAACACGTTCAATTTCCCTTCCTAGCTTAATTGCCTCTTCCATGTTTTCAATGACCTCTGCCTTTGCAAGTACCATTTCAAAACCCTCCTTTTTATATTCCGATATTTCCGCTGCCAATCACTTTCACATCGCCTTTTTCAATGGACAGAAAAATGTCTTCAATGTCGGTTAGCGATTGTAGCTTTTCAATTTTCCCATTGCTATCGAGAAAGTAAATCCCACCGAATTTAAAGACCAAAAATTTCTTTTCCTTCTTTTCATCCACATAGCAGACGAATGACTTTTCTACACCTCCCTGTTTAGCGTCAGAAACAAGACGTGCTAATTGTTTCCTAACCATTTAACTCGCTCCTTTTCCAATGAGTTTTTTAAAACAAAAAAAGCCGATTGTTTCCCGAAGGATTCAATCGACTTTTAATATATATCACGCTAAAAAGCGTAAATATCCCATATGATTATGTTCGAAAACAACTTTACGATGCGTATTACATCAGCCAGTCTTTTCTCTTAAAACAGAGATTACAAAGGCAACATGTTTTTTGTCGGATCTCCTTTTTATAAATCTAAAAGGTATAACGACATTCATCAAAACGATGACTAAGAAACTTAAAGGTTATACATATATTATCAAAGCTATATTATAGTCGCAAATCTTCTGAAAAAGAAGAAGTGAGGGGGCTGAATAATTGATATCAATATGAGCTGTTTAATTTTGAAGACAAAAATCAGCATAATAT
The sequence above is drawn from the Sporosarcina luteola genome and encodes:
- the radC gene encoding RadC family protein — translated: MTTIKYITSAREAVSTYNAVGSESVIELQDILAVLIGPSAKPEFTGRLAARGVRELVDMTVTELKEEGMTHNEALRVHSGMLIARKMRSAGKADTRYVIRSPEDAAAYMMAEMTNLTQEHFVVIFLNVKNEVLHKKTIFIGSLNSSIVHPREIYKEAVKQSAASIICFHNHPSGRADPSPEDIEVTKRLAEAGSVMGVELIDHLIIGDHSFISLKEKSYF
- a CDS encoding type I restriction endonuclease subunit R gives rise to the protein MIAPHNEDSRVKIPALVHFTRLGYEYVSLKNYRGRIDGDTNIFVDVFRDAINRINKTNLSVADIHKIIEEMKIILSGDDLGKAFYNMLLSGYNGLKLIDFSTVNGIGNIYQVVTELTYKNGSDEFRPDIIVLINGLPLSFIEVKKPNNKDGIQAEYTRINKRFKNRKFKRFVNITQLMVFSNNSEYDDNEAVPLEGAFYATSNYKKLFFSHFREEDTAIFNKVKPIDSKNESFILKDTNLVSIKNMQEYATNLSIVSPTNRIITSIFSHDRIMMILKYAIAYVEKTDDDGITTLEKHIMRYPQIFATKAIEQKLNSGIKHGIIWHTQGSGKTALAYYNVRYLKDYYQRQNIIAKFYFVVDRLDLLTQAADEFRARGLFVDEINSKEDFISNISTTGTKNNTGLDTITVLNIQKFSKESVAKTSDYNVNVQRIYFLDEAHRSYKPTGSFLSNLLASDRDAVMIALTGTPLIGTIYDDETGMPIKGKGYDSKDVFGAYIHKYYYNRSIADRYTLRLIREGIATTYRKRMESALDEIETLKGSISKKELYAHPKYVKELVQYIATDFAKSTILYNDSTIGGMIVCDSSEQARAVFEEMKKSTFSSALILHDEDDKDTRKQYRNDFKKGKIDFIIVFNMLLTGFDAPRLKKLYLGRVIKDHSLLQALTRVNRPYRNFRFGFVVDFADIRAEFDKTNKAYFDELQAELGDEFKQYENIFKTQEEIQKDLQLIAEKLFLFNTSNAEVFSQQISALDNKATLIELRHAMELYKELYNIAKLFDYEELSEEFELENINTLYNEVVNRINLISLKQNLQNVEDMSSILNMALEEIDFQFKKISEDELVIADKFRDSLERTRREMQRNLDPKDPEYVTLLEELQRLLSKKHIEELNAEEMMENIAELDRIRKVTEKRNLADHMLTAKYENDPKFMRTHKRLKETPSPLGSDIVLYKVLLSLKHQIDGRILANERLLDNEPYFLQDMFPLITQELNVNGIPVTISQIKYVGTCISNEYFGEGNWVS